In Coleofasciculus chthonoplastes PCC 7420, a single genomic region encodes these proteins:
- a CDS encoding DUF4126 domain-containing protein — MIELLAVLSVAAAVGMRIALPLLVIGLLQSDNLWNEIPLLSRIHPSVLVGILTTFSLFELFASKKLLGQRILQVVQLLFSPGVGAIMGIAVAQFVNAPVEIIWIAGIVSGLLAFVLQLVQVGWFFRLRGLPLWVVFCQDVLCVALVIFAFDAPQQGGLIALLLLWIAIRSSQQWRRLYGRSDRSRRYRQVL, encoded by the coding sequence ATGATTGAACTCCTAGCCGTACTTTCGGTAGCAGCAGCAGTAGGAATGAGGATTGCTTTGCCTTTATTGGTGATTGGCTTGTTGCAAAGCGATAACCTCTGGAATGAAATTCCCCTGCTGTCTCGCATTCATCCCTCAGTTTTAGTCGGTATTTTGACCACCTTCTCGTTATTTGAATTATTTGCCTCAAAGAAGTTGCTGGGACAGCGCATCTTGCAAGTTGTCCAACTCTTGTTTAGTCCTGGGGTTGGCGCGATTATGGGTATTGCTGTCGCCCAGTTTGTTAACGCCCCTGTGGAAATTATTTGGATTGCTGGGATAGTTAGTGGGTTATTGGCTTTTGTCCTGCAATTGGTACAAGTTGGCTGGTTTTTCCGCTTACGTGGTTTACCGTTATGGGTGGTTTTTTGTCAAGATGTTTTATGTGTGGCGTTGGTTATTTTTGCCTTTGATGCACCTCAACAAGGTGGATTGATTGCCCTGTTGTTGTTGTGGATAGCGATTCGTAGTTCTCAACAATGGCGTCGTTTATATGGTAGGAGTGATCGTTCGCGGCGATATCGGCAGGTTTTGTAG
- a CDS encoding tetratricopeptide repeat protein: protein MKRINSVTLAFLSLSTVVFSTILLSVGVIQPQSIAQDALVSQALSDSEEEELEQLREEQRIQEQVQAEANRAFSRTTTLFNVLLAVLALLLIAAIVGLFLLRRAVIREVADLVRAHLNELTDLEGKINQANQQVQAILERTEDLANDLNREADDFYEDIGMKQKESSQLLSELSDSQQQALRDLNTHIKDAQKALAQVDNEFSDHLSQLRSQVESEQTDTLENLKQLSAQFTPELAKLQQDTHTEKDRVVENLKNSETAFSNQLAELFNQAQSQRDAILQSLEQLSSEFAPELSKLKQATETEKAAIIQRLQKTETEFGKQLTQLQNEAQKQRDRILQNLEKLQKEFTPQLDQVKGSLDAQKATILQNLQQAETEFKQQLTQLQTTTKQERESILENLQRLASEFSPQLTEIKTQAEQRAQQQQATAFEDVERLRQEVMRQLEQSQSQIQGEIDQTLGNLKKLEQEVTSQLSTTQSGVQENRDQTLQRLSQIQSEFTSQFSQFQSAIQERKDQAFQSLEKLESMLTDELTDIQSDAKGQKEEILQKLAEITPTEIAESALSDVLQQIQPLTEQLERLNQNHPEFFLNVKDYINQGDNLFAQGDYEEAIARYDQALELQPDNANLWHQRGVALWELQRYQDAIASLDRGLELAPEAPDTWYYRGLALRELQRYEGALVAFNKVIQIQPDDYKAWLNRGMMLGRLKRREDAIASFEQALEIKPDYHEAWVNRGVVLGALQQHEEAYNSFDKAVQVQPDDGIAWFNRGLALAVLERYEEAVTSFEKAIELKPESHKAWTYKGNMLLKLKREQEALESYDQALAIQPDYAPAFYQKAIGYAHQRQAHFSIDNLEKAIALNPAYRQEARTDLDFDAIAEDDRFWRLIEQ from the coding sequence ATGAAGCGCATAAATTCGGTAACTTTGGCATTCCTATCGTTAAGTACGGTCGTCTTTTCGACTATCCTATTGTCTGTTGGCGTTATCCAGCCTCAATCCATCGCCCAAGATGCGCTAGTATCTCAAGCGCTGTCTGATTCTGAGGAAGAAGAGTTGGAACAGTTGCGGGAGGAACAGCGTATCCAAGAACAGGTGCAGGCGGAAGCTAATCGCGCCTTTAGTCGCACCACCACCCTGTTTAATGTCCTCCTGGCTGTCTTAGCGCTGCTGTTAATTGCGGCGATTGTTGGCTTATTCCTGTTGCGACGGGCGGTAATTCGTGAGGTGGCGGATTTGGTGCGGGCGCATCTGAATGAATTAACCGACTTGGAAGGGAAGATTAATCAGGCGAATCAACAGGTACAAGCGATTCTGGAACGTACCGAAGATTTAGCCAATGATTTGAATCGAGAAGCCGATGACTTCTATGAAGATATTGGCATGAAGCAGAAGGAGTCATCCCAGCTTCTGAGTGAACTCTCGGACTCCCAACAACAAGCACTGCGGGATTTAAATACCCATATTAAAGACGCCCAAAAAGCCCTTGCCCAAGTTGATAACGAGTTTTCTGATCATTTATCCCAACTGCGTTCTCAGGTGGAATCGGAACAAACGGATACCCTGGAGAACCTGAAACAATTAAGCGCCCAATTTACCCCGGAACTGGCGAAATTGCAACAGGATACCCACACCGAAAAAGATCGGGTGGTGGAAAACCTGAAAAACTCAGAAACCGCGTTTAGTAATCAACTGGCGGAACTGTTTAACCAAGCCCAAAGCCAACGGGATGCAATTCTCCAGAGTTTAGAACAACTGAGTAGTGAATTTGCCCCAGAACTCTCGAAACTGAAACAGGCGACTGAAACGGAAAAAGCAGCAATTATCCAGCGCTTGCAAAAAACAGAAACCGAGTTTGGTAAGCAATTAACCCAATTGCAAAACGAGGCACAAAAACAACGGGATAGGATTCTCCAGAACTTAGAAAAACTCCAGAAGGAGTTTACGCCCCAGCTTGACCAAGTGAAAGGGTCACTGGATGCTCAAAAAGCGACGATTTTACAGAATTTGCAACAGGCGGAAACGGAGTTTAAACAGCAATTAACCCAACTGCAAACCACGACGAAACAAGAACGGGAGAGTATTCTAGAGAATCTGCAACGCCTCGCCTCAGAGTTCTCACCGCAATTGACGGAGATTAAAACCCAAGCCGAACAACGAGCGCAACAGCAGCAAGCGACAGCGTTTGAGGATGTGGAACGGTTACGCCAAGAGGTGATGCGCCAACTGGAACAATCTCAATCGCAAATTCAAGGAGAGATTGATCAAACCTTGGGCAATTTGAAAAAATTGGAACAGGAGGTAACCAGTCAGCTTTCAACAACTCAATCAGGGGTACAAGAAAACCGCGACCAAACCCTGCAACGCTTGAGTCAAATCCAAAGCGAGTTTACCAGCCAATTTTCCCAATTCCAGTCGGCGATTCAAGAGCGCAAAGATCAGGCATTTCAAAGCCTGGAAAAACTGGAGTCTATGTTAACCGATGAGTTGACAGATATCCAATCTGATGCTAAAGGACAAAAAGAGGAAATCCTGCAAAAGTTGGCAGAGATTACGCCAACAGAAATTGCCGAATCCGCCTTATCTGATGTCCTGCAACAAATCCAACCCCTGACGGAACAACTGGAACGATTGAATCAGAATCATCCAGAGTTTTTCTTGAATGTTAAGGATTATATTAATCAGGGGGATAATTTATTTGCCCAAGGTGACTATGAAGAGGCGATCGCACGATATGATCAAGCCTTAGAACTACAACCCGATAACGCGAATCTATGGCATCAGCGCGGTGTCGCCTTGTGGGAATTACAACGCTATCAAGACGCGATCGCATCCTTGGATCGGGGGCTAGAACTCGCCCCAGAAGCCCCGGATACCTGGTACTATCGCGGATTAGCCTTGCGAGAATTACAGCGCTATGAAGGGGCGTTAGTCGCGTTTAATAAGGTGATTCAAATCCAGCCTGATGATTACAAAGCATGGCTAAATCGGGGAATGATGCTAGGGAGATTGAAACGCCGGGAGGATGCGATCGCCTCCTTTGAGCAGGCGTTGGAAATCAAACCCGATTACCATGAAGCCTGGGTGAATCGCGGCGTGGTACTCGGCGCACTCCAACAACATGAAGAAGCGTATAATTCCTTTGACAAAGCCGTGCAAGTGCAACCCGATGATGGCATAGCCTGGTTTAATCGCGGGTTAGCCTTGGCGGTATTGGAACGGTATGAAGAGGCGGTAACCTCGTTTGAGAAGGCGATCGAACTGAAACCGGAGTCTCATAAAGCGTGGACCTATAAAGGTAATATGTTACTCAAGTTGAAACGAGAGCAGGAAGCCTTAGAGAGCTATGATCAGGCATTAGCCATTCAACCCGATTATGCTCCAGCTTTTTATCAGAAAGCCATCGGCTATGCTCACCAACGTCAGGCTCACTTCAGTATCGACAACTTAGAGAAAGCGATCGCCCTGAATCCGGCGTATCGTCAGGAAGCCAGAACGGATTTGGACTTTGACGCGATCGCAGAAGATGATCGATTCTGGAGGTTGATTGAACAATAA
- a CDS encoding tetratricopeptide repeat protein yields MEYSPSGYSDTGANLKTRINILIQLGQAYSSQGEVAKAREHLEQALELANDHDNLATLKANSWHELGIIKLNQGRFQDAIALFQKSLEIQRRLGDVQAEAVTLNGLANIYIQQGKIEKAIALFKQSLELQRRVGNVQGEAATLNNLAAIDVQQGKIKRAIALFQQSLEIQRRLGDVQGEAATLSNLAGTYVYTEEIEEAIALFQRSLELQQRIGNVKGEAAILHQLAYIHAHQGDIDTAITLYQKSLNLTQRIGDVQGEAATLNNLAFIYAQQEEVEEAITLLQQSLDLTQRIGDVQNQATTLAMLGQLLADKKGEIETALNYLQQALDILQRLQSPDAETVSRILDRVRRDSYPVVGKNNKRE; encoded by the coding sequence ATGGAATATTCCCCTTCAGGTTATTCAGACACAGGCGCAAATCTTAAAACACGCATTAATATTTTGATTCAGTTAGGACAAGCCTATTCTAGTCAGGGAGAGGTTGCCAAAGCTAGGGAACATTTGGAACAAGCCTTAGAATTAGCAAATGATCATGATAATTTAGCAACCCTCAAGGCAAATAGCTGGCATGAATTAGGAATAATTAAGCTTAATCAGGGAAGATTTCAGGATGCGATCGCTCTTTTTCAGAAATCGTTAGAAATTCAACGGCGTCTAGGCGATGTCCAAGCAGAAGCCGTAACATTGAATGGTTTAGCAAATATTTACATCCAACAGGGTAAAATAGAAAAAGCGATCGCTCTTTTTAAACAATCGTTAGAACTCCAACGGCGAGTTGGTAACGTACAAGGAGAAGCCGCGACATTAAACAATTTGGCAGCCATCGATGTCCAACAAGGTAAAATAAAAAGAGCGATCGCTCTTTTTCAGCAATCGTTAGAAATTCAACGGCGTCTAGGCGATGTCCAAGGAGAAGCCGCAACATTAAGCAATTTAGCAGGTACTTATGTTTATACAGAGGAAATAGAAGAAGCGATCGCTCTTTTTCAGCGATCGTTAGAACTCCAACAGCGTATAGGCAATGTCAAAGGAGAAGCGGCGATATTACACCAACTGGCGTATATCCACGCCCATCAGGGAGACATCGATACAGCAATCACCCTTTATCAAAAATCCTTAAACCTTACACAGCGCATAGGTGATGTGCAAGGTGAAGCAGCAACATTAAACAATCTGGCATTTATCTATGCCCAACAGGAAGAAGTCGAAGAAGCCATCACCCTTTTACAGCAATCTTTAGACTTAACTCAACGCATTGGTGATGTTCAAAATCAAGCCACAACCTTAGCCATGCTAGGACAACTACTAGCCGATAAAAAAGGAGAAATTGAAACCGCCCTCAACTACTTACAGCAAGCCCTAGATATCTTGCAGCGCCTGCAATCTCCTGACGCTGAAACAGTCTCTAGAATTCTGGATAGAGTAAGGCGTGATAGTTATCCTGTGGTGGGCAAGAACAACAAACGAGAATAA
- a CDS encoding cyclic nucleotide-binding domain-containing protein: MPTAAFFQGILGASSLALGASVGVFWQPSRHLSATIMAFGSGTLLSAIAFEITIPVYRHSGFVPLLIGFMAGGMLFTGLTSYIDQHGGFLRKPASSRRYLVEHGADQVTDILNRIAHIEVMQNLPPKERQRVALFLNPIHANPGDVLCEDGTPGDYFYMIVDGEAEVRKGRKVLGTMGPGEVFGEMALLTGEPRSATVVARTQMELYQLHQEHFNTMLTWSPHLAWSLSRALARRLQVATESRMVVEHRLDRWRQQVMDQVELDLLLRDDQMTLENLVKQSTSFAILVGTLIDNIPEAAVIGMNSGNSDLGWSFLLAVFISNFPEALSSATGMKQAGTKTSQILGLWIGVVILSGLCAIGGYFLQNNTSEVVVAIAQAISGGAILAMVASTMMPEAYELGGSSVVFSTILGFLIGFFISSGHLV; encoded by the coding sequence ATGCCAACGGCAGCCTTTTTTCAAGGAATTCTGGGCGCGTCTAGTTTAGCCTTGGGCGCATCAGTGGGAGTCTTTTGGCAACCGAGTCGCCACTTATCTGCGACGATTATGGCATTTGGCAGTGGTACACTACTGTCTGCGATCGCGTTTGAAATCACGATTCCGGTCTATCGTCACAGTGGCTTTGTCCCCCTGTTAATTGGGTTTATGGCAGGAGGGATGTTATTTACCGGACTGACATCCTATATTGACCAACATGGCGGATTCTTGCGTAAACCAGCATCCAGTCGCCGCTACCTGGTTGAACATGGTGCTGATCAGGTGACGGATATCCTTAATCGCATCGCCCATATTGAGGTGATGCAAAACCTACCACCGAAGGAACGGCAGAGAGTTGCCCTGTTTCTCAATCCCATTCACGCCAACCCTGGAGACGTACTCTGTGAAGACGGAACCCCTGGTGACTATTTCTATATGATTGTTGACGGTGAAGCCGAAGTCCGCAAGGGTAGAAAAGTTCTCGGTACGATGGGACCTGGAGAAGTTTTTGGTGAGATGGCACTCCTGACTGGAGAACCGCGATCTGCCACCGTGGTTGCTCGCACCCAAATGGAATTGTATCAGTTACACCAGGAACATTTCAACACCATGCTAACCTGGTCGCCCCATCTGGCTTGGTCACTGAGTCGCGCCTTAGCCCGACGACTGCAAGTCGCTACGGAATCACGCATGGTTGTGGAACATCGTTTAGATCGGTGGCGACAGCAGGTTATGGATCAAGTTGAACTGGATCTGTTACTCCGGGACGATCAAATGACCCTAGAAAATTTAGTGAAACAGTCTACATCGTTTGCTATTCTGGTGGGTACATTAATTGATAATATCCCAGAAGCGGCGGTAATTGGCATGAATTCCGGCAATAGCGATTTGGGCTGGTCTTTTTTATTGGCGGTATTTATTTCTAATTTTCCCGAAGCCTTATCCAGCGCCACAGGAATGAAACAAGCGGGAACGAAAACGAGTCAGATTTTAGGATTATGGATAGGTGTGGTGATTCTCAGCGGTTTATGTGCCATTGGGGGTTATTTTTTACAAAATAATACATCTGAGGTCGTTGTCGCGATCGCACAGGCTATTTCGGGCGGCGCAATCTTAGCCATGGTTGCTAGTACAATGATGCCGGAAGCTTATGAATTGGGAGGCAGTTCCGTG
- a CDS encoding type II toxin-antitoxin system VapC family toxin: MSGRYLLDTNIIIALFADNVAVRNKLIQADEVFIPSIAVGELYYGAKKSGRQKDNLERINELIANSTVLGCDTQTARYYGEVKNKLRLKGRPLPENDIWIAALTLQYNLTLATRDRHFQDIENLLTVAW; this comes from the coding sequence ATGAGTGGTAGATACTTATTAGACACTAACATCATCATTGCGCTCTTTGCTGATAACGTAGCCGTGAGAAACAAGCTGATCCAAGCTGATGAAGTCTTCATTCCCAGTATCGCCGTTGGCGAGTTGTATTATGGTGCTAAGAAATCAGGACGGCAAAAAGACAATTTAGAACGGATTAATGAATTAATCGCCAACAGTACTGTCCTTGGATGTGATACACAAACGGCTCGTTACTACGGGGAGGTCAAAAACAAGTTACGTCTTAAAGGGCGTCCTTTGCCTGAAAACGATATTTGGATTGCCGCACTTACTCTCCAATATAACTTGACATTAGCAACACGCGATCGTCACTTTCAGGACATCGAAAATCTACTAACTGTTGCTTGGTAA
- a CDS encoding THUMP domain-containing class I SAM-dependent RNA methyltransferase: MNHYFATVARGLEPIAAQELERLGAQEVHPDFTGVHFQGDTALMYRVNLWARTIFRVLVVLAEFPCANAKQLYQGVQTIPWAQYLKPQQTLAVNATGKTKQLNHSHFTALQVKNAIVDQQRSQFGKRSSVNIDKPDLLVNVHLHQNRCILSLDSSGTSLHRRGYRSAMGLAPLKETLAAALLELAEWHPQLPLLDPMCGSGTIPLEASLISLNIAPGLFREQFGFERWLDFNPTLWQHLLNEAKACQHKELAAPIIGCDRAADILSQARSNAQDCGIFDPINFVQKDLTQLEPPAGSGIIICNPPYGERLGNVQELGDLYKLLGDIFKQRFKGWTAFILTGNKQLAKRVGLKASRRIPVYNGSIPCTFLKYELY; this comes from the coding sequence GTGAACCATTACTTTGCCACAGTCGCCCGTGGATTAGAACCCATTGCGGCGCAAGAACTTGAACGCCTAGGGGCGCAGGAGGTGCATCCGGATTTTACGGGGGTGCATTTTCAGGGGGATACGGCGTTAATGTATCGGGTGAATCTCTGGGCGAGAACGATTTTTCGGGTACTGGTTGTTTTAGCCGAATTTCCTTGTGCGAATGCGAAACAGCTTTATCAGGGAGTACAAACTATCCCCTGGGCGCAATACCTGAAACCCCAGCAAACCTTGGCTGTGAATGCAACTGGAAAGACGAAACAGCTTAATCATAGCCATTTTACCGCCCTGCAAGTCAAGAATGCGATCGTTGATCAACAACGCAGTCAGTTTGGGAAGCGGTCGAGTGTTAATATAGACAAGCCTGACTTGTTAGTTAATGTTCATCTTCATCAAAATCGATGTATTCTCAGTTTAGATAGTTCAGGAACCAGTTTACATCGACGCGGATATCGCTCTGCTATGGGACTTGCGCCTCTGAAAGAAACCTTGGCGGCTGCTTTGTTAGAATTAGCAGAATGGCATCCCCAGTTACCGTTATTAGACCCCATGTGTGGTTCGGGAACGATACCTTTAGAAGCTAGTTTAATCAGTTTAAATATTGCGCCGGGATTGTTTCGAGAACAGTTTGGATTTGAGCGGTGGTTAGACTTTAATCCTACCCTTTGGCAACACCTGCTCAATGAGGCAAAAGCCTGTCAACACAAGGAATTGGCTGCACCCATTATCGGATGCGATCGCGCGGCGGATATCCTCAGCCAAGCCCGGAGTAATGCCCAGGATTGTGGCATTTTTGACCCGATTAATTTTGTTCAAAAAGACCTTACCCAACTCGAACCTCCAGCAGGTAGCGGCATAATTATCTGTAATCCGCCTTACGGAGAACGGTTAGGCAATGTTCAGGAATTGGGAGACTTATATAAGTTACTCGGTGATATTTTTAAACAACGGTTTAAAGGCTGGACGGCATTTATTTTAACTGGGAATAAGCAGTTGGCAAAACGAGTCGGATTGAAAGCATCGCGCCGAATTCCGGTGTATAACGGGTCGATTCCTTGCACGTTTCTGAAATATGAATTGTATTAA